Below is a genomic region from Hyalangium gracile.
CGTGTGCCCGTCGCCGTCCCATCACTCTTCCAGAGTGTCGAGGTCGTCCCGTCCGTGGCGGTGAAGTAGAGCATCCCCCCCATCGCTCGCAGGGAGCTGGGAAGGCTGCCCATGGGGTCCGCGCGGATGTTCACCACCTGCACGGTGCCTGGCTGCGTCCCGTCGCTCGTCCAGAGTTCATCCCCACTGACACCGTCATCCGCCGCGAAGAACACGCGCCCGTTCAGGGCCGTCAGCGAGGACGGGAAGGAGCCCGTGGTCCCAGGGCGGATGTTCCGCACGAGCTGGGTTCCCGAGGGCGCTCCGTCACTCTTCCAGAGCTCGTAGTCCGAGGCGCTATCGGCCGCGGAGAAGAACAGCAGGTTCCCCACGGCGACGAACTCGGACTGGGGACCCAGGCCCGCCGTCGGGAAGCTCTTCAGGGGGATAGTGCCCGTAGCCGTCCCATCGCTCCTCCACAGCTCCGTGGAGCCGACGGAGGTGGTGACCGTGAAGAACAGCAGGTTGCCCACGGCGGTGAATCGATCGAGCGACGCGCTCGACTGCCAGGACGGGTATCCCTTCACCCGCGAGGCGCCCGCGGGTGTGCCCGTGCTCTTCCAGAGCGCCCGGCCGTTGGCGCCCTCGTTCACGATGAAGAAGAGCGTCCCTGCCACATCCACCAGCCTGGACGGACTGGGGACGGGCAGACCTTGCTGAGTGTCCAGCACCACCACCGGCGTCGCGCACGGCTCTCCGGGCACCGTCCCCATGCCCCCGGAGACCTGAGCTCGCGCGGGCAGGGACATGCCCAGGACGGACAGGAGCAACAGCAGGTGTGCGGCGAGCCGGCGGAGCCCCATCTTTGCGCTCTTCTCCAGGGCGGATCCCTGCCTCCTGTCTATCGCACTCGCTCCCTCGACGGGAGCCCCGCGCCAGCAGCCGTCCTGCCTGCCTCATGAGCGTACCCCTGAATACACAACGGCCGGTGCCCTCTGCTCCGGGCACCGGCCGTCTCGAGACTTCAACCGCCTTGGACTAGCGGCCCGCCATGAAGTCGGGCGCGGCGCTCGGCGGCGGCGCGTCGTTGTCGTTGACCGGCACGTACACCGTGCAGGTGCCCTGCGCCCCGTTGAGCGAGGCGTCCTCGACCTTGAAGCGCGCCGTGTACACGCGCATCTGGTTGCCGGACGCCAGCTTGGCGCGAACCTGGAACGTGTGGTTGTTCAGCACCACGATGTCGTTCGGGTCGCTCGCCGGGTCGTTGCTGGTGATCTCCAGGTCGTACGCGTTGACGGGGATGTTGATTTTCGTGTCGCAGCGATCCCACACCGCCGCGCACTCGGTCAGATCCACCGTGCGCATGGTGATGGTGTCCGCGGGGAACACCTTCACCTTCTTCGTCTCGGTCAGCGTGGGCGACAGGTTGTCGATGACCTCCACGGAGCGCGTGACATGCTCGGCCCAGTTGAAGGCGCCGTCACGCACGTCGTACCGCAGGGTGTAGACGCCAGGCTCCTGCTTGTTGACCTCGCCGCTCACCATGACCGACGGGGACACATCGCCGTAGCACTGGTCATCACCCGTCGCCATCTCCTCGACGTACGGCTGCGGGTCCACATCGTCCGGGCCGCGGGGCACGAAGCACTGCGTCTGGACGTTCGCCTCACCATTGAGCGTCAGCATGGGCGGCAGCGTGTCCTGCACGTACACGGAGAGGATGGCGTTCTGGATGTTGTAGCTGTCATCCCAGGCCAGGTACTGCACGTAGTACAGGCCTTCCACCGTGGTGGTCGGGCCAGGCCCGAAGTCATCCGGATCGATGTCGCCGGGGATGCCGTCGCCATCGTCGTCACCCGTGTTGTACTGGTGCACCTGGAGCTCGCCCTGGCACGAGTCGGTCGCCGTGGCGCCCGGGTTCTGCCACACGTTGCCAATCGCGTGGCCCGTGCACTCGTAGTAGATCTCCGTGGAGCCGTTGACGGTGAGCACCGGAGCCTGCGTGTCCACCACGGTGTAGGTGCGCGTGGCGCCGCTGACGGTGGTGTTGCCGTGCCCGTCGTGGGCCGAGTACGTCACCGTGTGGTTGCCCGGCTCGTTCGGCAGCGTGGCCGGGTTGGCCACGATGTTGGCGGTCACGTTCCCGTAGCAGGCGTCCTGCGCCGTCGCGTTCAGGTCGGGCTGCACGCCGCACTCGATCTCCACCTCGGAGGCACCCACCAGCGAGATGACCGGCCCCAGCGTGTCGTCCACGATCACGTCACGCGTGGCGGTGGCCTGGTTGCCGTAGTTGTCGTTGGTCCGGTAGCGAACCTCGTACGTGCCCTCCTTCATGTGGTCCACGCCGATGAAGTCGACGAAGACCTGCGGCGCGGCGGCCTGGCACGAGTCGGTGGCGGTGGCGCCCGGATCGACGTACGGAGTGCCGCACTCGAGGTGATCGTACGGGTTCTCGCCGTTCAGCGTGATGGTCGGAGCCGTCTTGTCCTCCACGATGACGTTGCGCACCGCGGTGCTCGTGTTCCCGCTCTCGTCCTTGGCGGTGTAGGTCACCAGGTACGCGTTCGGCTCGTTCGTGTTCACGTTGGACGTCGAGGTGATGGTGGTCGTCGGCGAGCAGAAGTCCGTGGCCGTGGCGCCCTGATCCACGTACTCGCCCTTGCACTCGACGTAGACGGCGACCTCACCGTTGAGGTTGATGGTCGGACCCGTCGAGTCGATGACCTGCACGTTGCGGGTCACCGTGGGCGAGGTGTTGCCCACCGTGTCCTGTGCCGTGTAGCGCAGCGTGTAGTTGCCGCTCACGCCCATGTTCACCGTGCCGGTGACCATCACCGGCACCGTGCCCACGCACAGGTCCGTCGCCGTCGCACCCGGATCCTGGTACGCGTCCGGGCTGCACTCCACCGTCTGGTTGGCCGGGCCGTTGAGCGCGATGCTCGGCGGCGCGTTGTCGTTCATCGTCACCGTACGGGTGACCGGCGAGACCGTGGTGTTACCGGCGTCGTCCGTCGCGCTGTAGGTGATGATGAAGTTGTCCGGCTGGTTCGGGTTGGACGTGCGCGTGGCGACGACCGTCACCGACGGGTCGCACGAGTCGGTCGCCGTGGCGCCCGGATCCACGTACTCGGTGCGGCACTCATACGTCGCGTTGAGCGGGCCCGTGACGTTGATGGTCGGGGCCAGCGTGTCCGCCACGTGCACCGTGCGGCTGACGGACGGGGCGCTGTTCCCCGACGAGTCGGCCACGTTGTAGATGAGCGTGTAGTCGGCCGGCACGGCCGAGTTGACCGTACCGCTGCGGGAGATGGCGCCCGACAGGTCGCCCGTGCAGGCGTCGTTGGCCGTGGCGCCCGGATCCACGAACGGCGTGCCGCACTCCAGGTTCTGGAGCGCAGGGCCGTTGAGGACCAGGGTCGGCGCGGCGTTGTCGTCCACGTTCACCGTGCGCACCACCGGCGAGGTGAAGGTGTTGCCGGACGGATCCGTCACGCTGTAGGTGATGGTGAAGTTGCCCGGGTTCGCCGGATCATTCGTGCGGGTGGCCACGATGGCGGACGTCAGGTTGCCGGCGCACTGGTCGCTGGCCGTGGCGCCCGGATCGACGTAGGTGGAGCCGCACTCGAACGTCTGGTCCACCGGGCCGTTGACGGCGATGGTGGGAGCCAGCGTGTCGCTCACCGTCACCGCGCGGTTGACCGGCCCAGCGGTGTTACCCGTGGTGTCGGACACCGTGTAGGAGACGTTGTAGTTGCCCACCACGGCCGGGTTGACCGCGCCGGCCACCTGCACCGCCGCGTCCAGGTTGCCCGCGCACACGTCGGTGGCCGTGGCCCCCGGATCGGTGTACGGACCACCGCACTCCACCGCCTGCGTCGCCGGGCCATTGAGGGCCAGCGTCGGCGCCAGCGTGTCGCTCACCGTCACCGTGCGGTTGGTGGAGACGTTCTGATAGCCGTCGTTGGCGCTGTAGGTCAGCGTGTAGGCGGCGGGCACCTTCTCGTTCACCGCACCGGCCACCGTCACCGGCAGGTTGCCAGCGCACAGGTCGTTAGCCGTGGCGCCCGGATCGTTGAACGGCGTGCCGCACTCCAGCGGCACAGCAGCCCCACCGTTGAGCGCGATGGACGGAGCCTGGTCATCCACCACCGTCACGGTGCGCACATCGGCGGAGGTCGCCGAGTTGCCCGACGGGTCGGTCACGCTGTAGCTGATGGTGTAGTTACCGGCCGCGCTCGAGTTCACGCTGCCAGAGGCCACGATGGCCGCCGTCAGGTCGCCGTAGCACGAGTCGGTGGCCGTGGCGCCCGGGTCGGCGTACGGGCCGCTGCCGCACTGCACCGACTGGCTGAGCGGACCGCGCACCGTGATGGCCGGGGCCAGGGTGTCGCTCACGTTCACCGTGCGGTGCACCGCCGGCGCGCTCTGGCCGGACGGGTCGGTCACGTTGTAGGTGAGCTGGTAGCTGGCCGGCGAGGAGCTGTTGACGGAGCCGGTCCGGACGATGCGGCTGGTGACATCCCCGAAGCAGGCGTCGTTGGCCGTGGCGCCGGGGTCGGTGTACGGCGTGCCGCACTCCAGCGACTGGGTGGCCGCGCCCAGCAGCGCCAGCGTCGGCGGAGCGTTGTCGTTCACCGTCACCGTGCGGGTGACAGGCGAGGCGACGGCGTTGCCCGACGGATCCGTGGCCGAGTAGGTGTAGACGATCTGGCCCGGAGCGTCCGGGTTGCCCTGCTGGGTGGTCACCACCGTCACCGCGCCAGCGCACGCGTCGGTCGCCGTGGCGCCCGGATCGACGTAGGCGGTGCCGCACTCGAAGGTGTCGGTGGGCGAGCCGTTGAGCGCGATGGAAGGCGGCAGCGTGTCGCTCACCGTCACCGTGCGGTCGACCGAGGCGGTGTGCGCCCCGTCGCTCACGGTGTACTGGAGCACCTGCGGGGTGGTCAGCAGCCTGTTGTCCACCGTGCCCGTCTTCTGGATGGCGCTCGTCAGGTTGCCGGCGCACTGGTCATTGGCCGTGGCGCCCGGGTCGGTGAACGGCGTGGCGCACTCCAGGCCCATGTTGGCCGGGCCCACCAGCGCCAGCTGCGGCGGCAGGTTGTCGCTCACCGTCACCGTGCGGCTGGCCGTCGAGGTGCCCACGTTGCCGGACGGGTCCGTCGCCGTATAGCTGATGGTGTAGGTGTTCGGCACGTTCGGGTTGGCCACGCTGGAGGCCACCGCCGGCAGCGTCCCGGCGCACGCGTCGCTCGCCGTCGCGCCCTCATCCGTGTAGGAGCTACCGCACTCCACCGCCTGGTTGAGCGAACCGATGACCGTGACGACGGGCTTCTTCGTGTCGCTCACGTTCACCGTGCGGCTGACGGCCGGAGCGCTCTGGCCCGCCGGATCCGTCA
It encodes:
- a CDS encoding immunoglobulin-like domain-containing protein, translating into VTTTQQGNPNQPGQIIYTYSATDPSGNTVASPVTRTVTVNDNAPPTLALLGPAVQALECADPYNDPGATASDACFGDVTGRITKSGSVNNMVPDSYTVSYNVTDPAGQSAPAVSRTVNVSDTKKPVVTVIGSLNQAVECGSSYTDEGATASDACAGTLPAVASSVANPNVPNTYTISYTATDPSGNVGTSTASRTVTVSDNLPPQLALVGPANMGLECATPFTDPGATANDQCAGNLTSAIQKTGTVDNRLLTTPQVLQYTVSDGAHTASVDRTVTVSDTLPPSIALNGSPTDTFECGTAYVDPGATATDACAGAVTVVTTQQGNPDAPGQIVYTYSATDPSGNAVASPVTRTVTVNDNAPPTLALLGAATQSLECGTPYTDPGATANDACFGDVTSRIVRTGSVNSSSPASYQLTYNVTDPSGQSAPAVHRTVNVSDTLAPAITVRGPLSQSVQCGSGPYADPGATATDSCYGDLTAAIVASGSVNSSAAGNYTISYSVTDPSGNSATSADVRTVTVVDDQAPSIALNGGAAVPLECGTPFNDPGATANDLCAGNLPVTVAGAVNEKVPAAYTLTYSANDGYQNVSTNRTVTVSDTLAPTLALNGPATQAVECGGPYTDPGATATDVCAGNLDAAVQVAGAVNPAVVGNYNVSYTVSDTTGNTAGPVNRAVTVSDTLAPTIAVNGPVDQTFECGSTYVDPGATASDQCAGNLTSAIVATRTNDPANPGNFTITYSVTDPSGNTFTSPVVRTVNVDDNAAPTLVLNGPALQNLECGTPFVDPGATANDACTGDLSGAISRSGTVNSAVPADYTLIYNVADSSGNSAPSVSRTVHVADTLAPTINVTGPLNATYECRTEYVDPGATATDSCDPSVTVVATRTSNPNQPDNFIITYSATDDAGNTTVSPVTRTVTMNDNAPPSIALNGPANQTVECSPDAYQDPGATATDLCVGTVPVMVTGTVNMGVSGNYTLRYTAQDTVGNTSPTVTRNVQVIDSTGPTINLNGEVAVYVECKGEYVDQGATATDFCSPTTTITSTSNVNTNEPNAYLVTYTAKDESGNTSTAVRNVIVEDKTAPTITLNGENPYDHLECGTPYVDPGATATDSCQAAAPQVFVDFIGVDHMKEGTYEVRYRTNDNYGNQATATRDVIVDDTLGPVISLVGASEVEIECGVQPDLNATAQDACYGNVTANIVANPATLPNEPGNHTVTYSAHDGHGNTTVSGATRTYTVVDTQAPVLTVNGSTEIYYECTGHAIGNVWQNPGATATDSCQGELQVHQYNTGDDDGDGIPGDIDPDDFGPGPTTTVEGLYYVQYLAWDDSYNIQNAILSVYVQDTLPPMLTLNGEANVQTQCFVPRGPDDVDPQPYVEEMATGDDQCYGDVSPSVMVSGEVNKQEPGVYTLRYDVRDGAFNWAEHVTRSVEVIDNLSPTLTETKKVKVFPADTITMRTVDLTECAAVWDRCDTKINIPVNAYDLEITSNDPASDPNDIVVLNNHTFQVRAKLASGNQMRVYTARFKVEDASLNGAQGTCTVYVPVNDNDAPPPSAAPDFMAGR